In Acidimicrobiia bacterium, the following proteins share a genomic window:
- a CDS encoding DsbA family protein translates to MSDLELIYVADPMCSWCWGFAPSIEALADHHPELPIKVVMGGLRPGAAAEALSDGMRSYLTRAWTAVGERSGQPFDHRFLDRDDWVYDTEQAAVAVVAMRQIDESQALPFLTRVQRAFYSEGVDVTDPGVYPDLVDEFPVDRGEFLTTMASEVTKKLTWGDFSLSRRWGVGGFPALLARDGEAAAYLTAGWASPLDADAALHAWLEDRTPGTVEAPSCDLDGEVC, encoded by the coding sequence GTGTCCGACCTCGAATTGATATACGTCGCCGATCCGATGTGCTCCTGGTGTTGGGGGTTCGCTCCGAGCATCGAGGCGTTGGCGGATCACCATCCTGAGCTTCCCATCAAGGTCGTCATGGGCGGACTACGGCCGGGAGCTGCCGCCGAGGCTCTCAGCGACGGAATGCGCAGCTATCTCACCCGGGCATGGACGGCGGTGGGAGAACGCTCCGGACAACCTTTCGATCACAGATTCCTCGATCGGGACGACTGGGTGTACGACACCGAACAGGCAGCCGTGGCGGTGGTAGCGATGCGTCAGATCGATGAATCCCAGGCCCTGCCGTTCCTCACCCGAGTTCAGCGCGCCTTTTACTCCGAAGGCGTCGACGTCACCGACCCCGGCGTCTACCCCGACCTCGTCGACGAGTTCCCCGTCGATCGCGGTGAGTTCCTCACCACGATGGCATCCGAGGTCACGAAGAAGCTGACCTGGGGCGACTTCTCGCTCTCCCGGCGCTGGGGTGTCGGCGGATTCCCTGCGCTGCTGGCCCGGGATGGCGAAGCGGCCGCCTATCTCACCGCAGGTTGGGCGTCACCGTTGGATGCCGATGCGGCCCTGCATGCGTGGCTCGAGGACCGGACGCCTGGAACTGTCGAGGCGCCGTCGTGCGACCTCGATGGCGAGGTCTGCTGA